One window from the genome of Nostoc sp. PCC 7120 = FACHB-418 encodes:
- a CDS encoding ParA family protein, with product MIIALANQKGGVAKTTSTISLGGLLALKDTVLAVDLDPQGNLTTGLGVEVADDQISCYDVITEKAEVIDGVVSTKFGLSLLPADINLAKGETEMLMKVGNFSILKERLTPVLKQFHHILIDCPPSLGLLTVNALAAADAVLIPVQCQFFALKGLAALLETVASVQKRLNPQLQILGVLPTMAENTVMTQDVLASLNKRLQNIRIFEPVPKSIKFSESNLAGEPIHIYAKDPKLVQPYQIIANLIAAI from the coding sequence ATGATTATCGCATTGGCAAATCAGAAAGGAGGGGTAGCAAAAACTACTTCTACTATCTCTCTAGGAGGACTGCTGGCTCTTAAAGATACTGTCCTGGCTGTTGACCTTGACCCTCAAGGTAATCTGACTACAGGGCTGGGGGTGGAAGTGGCTGATGACCAAATTAGCTGCTACGACGTTATTACAGAGAAAGCAGAAGTCATCGATGGAGTAGTTTCTACTAAATTTGGACTTAGCTTATTGCCTGCTGACATCAACTTAGCTAAGGGAGAAACAGAAATGCTTATGAAGGTAGGTAACTTCTCCATCCTTAAAGAGCGACTGACTCCCGTACTCAAGCAATTCCATCACATCTTAATTGACTGTCCACCTTCTTTGGGACTATTAACGGTTAATGCCTTAGCTGCTGCGGATGCAGTTCTTATCCCAGTACAGTGTCAATTTTTCGCTTTAAAAGGGTTGGCTGCACTGTTGGAAACAGTTGCAAGTGTTCAGAAACGTCTTAATCCCCAATTACAAATACTGGGAGTCTTGCCAACAATGGCTGAAAATACCGTCATGACTCAAGATGTCTTAGCCTCCTTAAATAAGAGACTACAAAACATTCGGATATTTGAACCTGTTCCAAAGTCAATCAAGTTTTCTGAGTCAAATTTAGCTGGTGAGCCAATTCACATCTATGCTAAAGACCCCAAGCTGGTGCAGCCTTACCAGATTATCGCTAATTTAATTGCTGCAATCTAA